The following proteins are co-located in the Neodiprion virginianus isolate iyNeoVirg1 chromosome 6, iyNeoVirg1.1, whole genome shotgun sequence genome:
- the LOC124308160 gene encoding uncharacterized protein LOC124308160, whose product MTAIRVALSVFGRTSAQFHTRVRLLQDNQRLVASIFTHRLLSTHHISKNIELISQDNNVGTQSSNFQLNLPEGRPLLVILSWLLSKRKHIMKFANFYMEQGFDVVTVSISPWQLIWPVKGSRLVAADLLAFLEQNQNYRQVLLHGFSVGGYMWGETLDLIINNRQKYDPVIGRIVGQIWDSAADISEISIGTPLAVFPNNAMLQGVMKKYLEYHLATFHKQATQYYIRSSQLFHTNLVHAPALFLVSKTDPVGALKCNQRVKDSWDSLGIETYMKIFETSPHVGHFHKHPKEYVTELYTFLDKLGLIRNEEKIRARM is encoded by the exons GTGGCTAGTATATTTACCCACAGATTATTATCCACTCAccatatttcgaaaaatattgagcTTATATCACAGGATAATAATGTTGGGACACAGAGTagtaattttcaattgaacCTGCCTGAAGGTCGTCCTTTACTTGTTATCTTATCGTGGCTGTTATCCAAAAGAAAACATATTATGAAATTTGCAAACTTCTATATGGAACAGGGCTTTGATGTAGTGACTGTTTCGATCAGTCCGTGGCAACTTATTTGGCCAGTGAAAGGATCCCGT CTGGTCGCAGCAGATTTACTCGCATTTTTGGAACAGAATCAGAACTACCGTCAAGTGCTTTTGCATGGATTTTCGGTTGGTGGTTACATGTGGGGTGAAACTTTGGACCTAATAATTAACAATCGGCAGAAATATGATCCTGTTATTGGACGTATAGTCGGGCAAATTTGGGACAGCGCGGCTGACATTAGCGAAATATCAATTGGAACCCCGCTTGCAGTCTTTCCAAATAATGCCATGCTCCAAggagtgatgaaaaaatatctcga GTATCATTTGGCAACATTTCACAAGCAAGCAACACAGTACTACATTCGTTCTAGTCAACTGTTTCACACAAATTTAGTACATGCTCCGGCTCTGTTTTTGGTCAGCAAGACTGATCCTGTGGGAGCTCTGAAGTGTAACCAAAGGGTGAAAGATTCTTGGGATTCTCTGGGTATTGAG ACatacatgaaaatttttgaaacatccCCTCATGTTGGACATTTTCACAAGCACCCTAAAGAGTATGTTACAGAATTGTACACGTTTCTGGATAAACTGGGATTAAtacgaaatgaagaaaagatCAGAGCCCGCATGTAA
- the LOC124308158 gene encoding probable ATP-dependent RNA helicase DDX49, with protein MIDKVNSFVDLKLNSWIVKQCNSIGLKKPTPIQANCIPRILAGEDCIGCAKTGSGKTLAFALPILQKLCEDPYGIFALILTPTRELAFQIADQFSVIGQAINLKKSVIVGGMDMMIQGKELAKHPHIVVATPGRLADHLESCDTFTLKRIKFLVLDEADRLLSGQFDEQIKTIFQALPKQKQSLLFSATITDALDQVQKVSSNKVYMWESKEESGVATVDQLEQHYVLSPKEARDAYLVEVIRMFRSNNENGSIMIFTDTCKNCQLLCMTLNEVGFTNVALHAMIKQRERLSALSKFKSNHVRILIATEVAARGLDIPTVELVINHTVPNIPKEYIHRVGRTARAGRGGMAITIVTPNDIKLIHAIEEIIGTKLTEFKIDDKEVVTIFTQISVTKREAEIKLDETDFYEKKLINKRKKLILEGKDPDEEEEKLMKKIQKHRKPIKKAKLNNIESSSSS; from the exons ATGATTGACAAAGTAAACTCGTTCGTCGATCTGAAGCTCAATTCCTGGATTGTCAAACAATGTAATTCCATTG GATTGAAAAAGCCTACTCCTATTCAAGCCAACTGTATTCCTCGAATTTTGGCTGGAGAAGATTGTATCGGCTGCGCTAAAACTGGAAGTGGCAAAACTTTGGCTTTTGCTTTACCGATTCTACAAAAGCTATGCGAAGATCCATATGGAATATTTGCTCTTATTCTTACTCCAACAAGAGAATTGGCGTTTCAG ATTGCAGATCAGTTTTCAGTGATTGGTCAAGctataaacttgaaaaaatcagTCATTGTTGGCGGAATGGATATGATGATTCAGGGAAAAGAGTTAGCTAAGCATCCTCATATTGTTGTTGCTACTCCTGGGCGTTTGGCTGACCATTTAGAAAGCTGTGATACATTTActttaaaaagaattaaatttctGGTGCTTGATGAAGCTGATCGTTTACTCAGCGGACAATTTGATGAGCAGattaaaacaatatttcaagCTTTACCCAAACAAAAACAGTCCTTACTCTTCAGTGCTACTATTACTGATGCCTTGGATCAAGTTCAGAAGGTCTCCTCAAACaag GTTTACATGTGGGAATCTAAGGAGGAATCTGGTGTAGCAACAGTTGACCAATTAGAGCAGCATTACGTGCTGAGCCCAAAAGAAGCTCGAGACGCTTACTTGGTTGAAGTAATCAGAATGTTTAGAAGCAATAACGAAAACGGATCTATTATGATTTTCACAGATACTTGCAA GAATTGTCAACTACTGTGCATGACCCTAAACGAAGTTGGTTTTACAAATGTTGCTCTACATGCAATGATAAAACAAAGAGAAAGGTTATCAGCCCTCagtaaattcaaatcaaaCCATGTAAGGATACTTATTGCTACTGAGGTTGCTGCCAGAGGATTGGATATTCCAACGGTAGAATTAGTAATCAATCATACAGTCCCCAATATTCCAAAAGAGTATATTCACAGAGTGGGAAGAACAGCGAGAGCTGGGAGAGGTGGAATGGCTATTACTATAGTGACACCAAATGATATTAAATTAATCCATGccattgaagaaattattgGAACGAAACTGACAGAGTTCAAAATTGATG ATAAAGAAGTTGTGACAATTTTTACCCAAATATCTGTGACGAAACGAGAAGCTGAAATAAAGCTTGATGAGACTGACttttacgaaaaaaagttaataaataaaagaaaaaagctgaTTTTGGAAGGGAAAGACCCTGatgaagaagaggaaaaactgatgaaaaaaattcagaaacacAGGAAACCAATAAAAAAGGCAAAATTGAATAACATAGAAAGCAGTAGTTCAAGCTGA